From the Lathyrus oleraceus cultivar Zhongwan6 chromosome 3, CAAS_Psat_ZW6_1.0, whole genome shotgun sequence genome, the window TTGACCGAGTTAGATTCTATTCAACTATATCAGATTCTTGGTACTTCTGAATACACCCCTCACGCCCAACATTATTGGACTTTGGTGCGTGGATATAAACGATCGGTGGTCCATGGTTCGACCAATACATAAACGATGGGTGGTCCATGGTTCGACCAATAGGCTCTGATACCATATTAGAATTAGAGTTTGATCTAACTCCGAGTGTAAGGTGAGGGTTGCCCAAGCTTTATAAACACTACATAGGCTATATCTCTAAGCACTGTGGGACCAAATCCACCCCTTCAAACCCAACACAATGAAGGTGTTGCAGGCTGCAATGAAGACATGCCAAATGCCACAATTAGGCGACTAGGGACGGACCGCAATGAAGGCGGAAATTCCAACATATACTATGTTTTTCACCAGCAACCTTAATGTGATGGGTTAAAATGGTAGGTTTAATCCCACATCACCTAGAGAAATAAGAAGTATACTACGTAACAATATCAAAGATTATGTCTATCAGAGACTAATCAAATTTCATGGAGAACACTGGGCTGTGACAAAATGTTGTGGTACAATAAATCATGTGAAATATTAAATATTGGCATCAATGAAATTTTGTTGAATGTATCATCTCTCTCTCCTTTATGCAGATTGGTATATGGGAAGAAAGAAAAGTTTTTGGTTCTCGTGGTCAAATTCTAAAGGAAGAATTTATTGGGAAACATGATTTGAAACCTTTGAATGCCAAACCTACGAATGTGAAACCTATGAACGTGAAACTGGTAATGTTTCTGTATTTATTTGTATTCATATATATACTCTGCATGCTGATTGTATCTCTCATATTTATGTACTTATTTTTCCTTTTGCAGAGGCCGTCTGCTGGGAATGCATTGGATAAAATAGTTTCAGGCTATCATCATATTTATGCAGGGCAGACTGATGAAGATGTTGTATTAAGCAAATGCAGGAATGCCATTAGCTCTCTTGAGAAAGCAGATAAGGAAATAGTTCATGGTAGTAATTCAGGTATGTTAAATTTAATTATGGTAATTGTTTTTCCTAATTGCAGTAATTGTGATTCATCCACAAGTGCTCTCTGCATTCAGCAAACATAGCTCATTGCCTATTTAGTTTCATTGTTTGCTTTCTTTTACTACTGTATCTGTTTTACCCGAATGTCAAAAGATTAATCGGTGTTGATTGAAATAGTCAACTCATGTCATATGCAGCATGCAGTATAAATAAATTAATTTTAGCACATGAATAATTTTGCAAACCTGTCTATGGAGCCGTCAATCTGGCATGAGATGACTCATAATTTATAATCTCTTCCCAGTTCCTAAAATCAGTACTACTGCTCTTGCTTTTTCTGGAAATGGACAAGTAATGAGGCAAATATTCTTTTTGAAAAATAGTACTATGAAGAGAGTCATAATATTTTTGGAATTCTTGGATTTGTTTATCAGTTAGTAGATTTTTGGAGAGAGAGAGGGTGGGCAAAACAGAGCATAAGATAGCTATTAAATTGCacttttataaaatatttcatACCCATGTAGTATCCTAATAGGAGTCTAATTCTGCTATGATTAACTTAAATTACCAACCAAATGTTAGTTGGTCCAGTGGTGATTGGCGCTGGACTTGGTAGGGAGGATTACAGTTCGATCCCCTGCAACCCCGATTGGGAGGGGGCCGCAACCATTTGATGTCAGAACTAACCCCCCGAACCGGATTAGTCGGTCCAGTGGGCTGGATATTGGtagtgaaaataaaaaaaaaacttaaattaccaaaaataacaacatatagaaataaTACCTACAAAAGTTAATAAAACTAGCTAGCCTTATTGTCCTACTAACTAGGAGCAGCTAGGAAAAATACAATCCACACCATTGTTTTCTATCATAAAACATTGAAGTTACATGGACCAAGtcattttgttgttgatgattggCTGAATTAGTTGATGTCATTAAAGTCACATGATTTAGTCATTTTGGTTTAGTTATTCAAATTAGTGTTTGATCTTACTTTGCTTTTAAATCAACAATTCATCTTTGTTCTTCGTGCTTGTGTTGTAAGGCAAGTAAATACCGTTATTATATTCATTTCCTGTTAATGTAACTCAATCATCTATGTGTAGGGAAATTTCATGGACCTGCAGTTGTGAATGAGCTCCAGGGGCATAATGCAATACTAAAGGACTGTATTGAGCAGTTAACAACACTAGAATCATCAAGAGCTGGCCTTGTGTCTCATCTGAGAGAGGCTCTTCAGGATCAGGTTCTTTTTAACCACAATAAATATTTTAAACTGCATAACTACCTAAAACTGTATATTATTCTAACATGTTTTTGTTCTCAGGAATTCAAGCTGGGTCAAGTTCGTAGCCAGATCCAGGTATGGAACCTACGCAAACTTGTTGATTCGTTATAGCTGCTCTCATTCTgtatatttttataaataaacGAGCACTAAAACTACTCTATCATTTATCTTTAGTCAATCATAGCTAATTTTTTAGTTTAAAACAATTGTAGTGCTTTTCTCATAAACTTGAAAAAGTGCATCATAGAAGAACTTTAAAAAATATTTGTCTTGAGAGGAGGGTACCTTAGAATTAATATTTACCCTTCTTTTAAGTTAATCTATATTGGAAAATGGCTCCCAACCACCAGATGGATGATTTAGAACTTCGTCAATATGAAACCTGGCAGCCTTGATAAGGTAGTAGATTTGATTGTAATGCATTTAAAAAAAGTAGGTGAGAACAGAAAAATGTGTTTTTAGAGACGCATTGGGATAATTTGGAAAAGCTCGCTCTTCAAGTTGAAATTTAAGAGCATCTGGAACTGCATTTGCTTTTTCCATTCTATCATTTTCTTTATGCTTTAAAAGCAATCCTAACATTTTTTCCAATGTGCTAAACATCTTAATCTGTTATATTGATCTTCTATAATTTCCGGAATATCTTTTGTATTAGGAACATTGTGGCCTAATGCAGCACAAGCATCTTTCATATATTTGAGTACTTGACTACTTGTCTTTTAAAATATTTCAGGCTGCAAGTGCTCAGTGGGAACATGCGAACAATACCTGCCAACAATTACTGAACGGCAACAATATTCAGTCAGTAGTTGAACAGAGCTCAAAGGAAATTCAGACCTCCATGACACCTGCAAGTTTTATTTCTGGCGACAGGGAGCTATCAGCCCCATTAATGTATGCACCACAAATTCCGTTTCATCAAAATTCTGGACACGGTGAGGAAGATCCACGCAAGTCTGCAGCCGCCGCAGTGGCAGCAAAGCTGACTGCATCCACATCCTCCGCCCAGATGCTGTCTTATGTGCTATCCTCTTTAGCATCAGAAGGTGTCATAGGCAATCCGATGACAGAGTCTTCTGCTGATTATCACTCCGAGAAGAGGACTAAGCTTGAGAATGATGGGCCATCGTATGTGCCATCTCATGTGCCATCTCAGAATCCTCAACCACCACTTCCTCCCTTTTCGCTTTCTGAACCTACCCAACACTATGCATCTTCATCCAACCAGCAATCTATTCCAAATGAGCCACCACCCCCACCCTCATCATCACCTCCCCCACTACCCCCACCGCCACCAATGCCTCAACAATACCCTGTGCCGCAGTTCATGCAGACTGTTGGACCTGTTAACAATATGGCATATAGCTATGGCGTGATTCAACAGCCGTCAATGGCAGCCTATCCTGCAGTTGGGATTTCCATGAACAATGTATCACCTTATACACCTCCAATGAACCCATATCAGGGTTTTCAGGGTTCGGATGGAAACTATTACAACCCGTCTTCCTCAATGCCTATGGTCCCCATCTCGCGCCAATAAAATTCCTAATTCTGAGTCCTAGACCATCCCTCTGAGGCAAACAAAGGTGACTTAGAACAACCGCTGTATCTCTACACATGACATTGCTATTGGAAACTGATTCTTACTATATAATCAGATGTGCATATGGTAAATGTTTTATAACCTGTAGTTGATGGGTTAAAATAACTTAATTCTGTGTTACCTTTGAGGAAAATGGTTTTGTTGAATAGGGTTATATTTATCTTTTCAAGATTGTAAAACTTAGCAGATATTGTTGCCTTAGAGGCTTTCTAGAAGTCTGTATTTTTAGTGTTGTAGACAGGTCTTCAGTTGGTTCTGAATCCGTTACTGATGTATGTTTTCATCAGTGGTACTGGCCAGCTAGCATATCTTCAAAAGATTTGCATTTTCCCTTACAGGTGCCTTGTGGGCAGAGTTATGTGTACAGACCAGGGTCAAGTTAGTTTGaaacattttttatttatttatattatacTTGACATTTTGTTAAGATATTTCATTTTTTGTGTTTTGGGTTTAATTATCTTCTTGGTGTGTTTATTATATTGAAATTATGCTAGTTGACGACCAAGGGTTGTTTCGGGCTCTTGGACATGGCCATGGCCAGTTGAGTGCTGTTTACGCGAAGGATCCTTTAAGTAgtgtatttttttattttatttttgcagATATTACTATTTGAAATATTCCACCTTACAAACCGATTTGtaaagtgaaaaatatttttcaatGCACCCTCTTACATTCATTATTATTGAGTTTAACCCTCTTACATTCATTATTATTGAGTTTAACCCTCTTACATTCATTATTATTGAGTTTAGTGTGTGAATAAAAATGACAGAAGGTTGATACGTGATATATAGTGGGTGATGTCATCGATaaatttttaatattaaattacAATTTGAGTTTGATCGATAAGCTGTTAATATCAAATTACAATTTGAGTATTTCTAAAGTGAAAAATATTACTTTTTATATACTCTTTTAAAATTTCATCTTTAATCAAAGTGAGATTTAGTTTTTTCTACCGACAGATTTGAGCATTTTTACAAGCTCTCAAATATATGATTTGGAAAATTTTAGTGTTTTTCTAGTTTAGTTTTTTATATCCTTAGACAAAACATATTACTCTTTAGTTTTTTTATATCCTTAGACAAAACATCTTACTCTTTAGTTTTTTTATATCCTTAGACAAAAACATCATATTCTTTTTAAATTCTATATTTAATCAATGTGAATTCTATCTGAGATTTAATTTTTTCTACTAACAGATTTGAGCATTTTGAGAAACTTTCTCGAAAATATCATTTGGAGAATTTTAGTGTTTTTCTAGTTTAATTTTTTTATGTCCTTAGACAAAACATCATATTCATTTGAAATTTTCACACAACTATAAGACTTTGGTTTTGAATTTATGTGACTATGTTCAGTTGAGTTAAATTTTTATTTATGTAAAAACCATTAAAATTGTAAACTTGTTTTAGATATAAGAGTCTATTgataaaaatcattaaaatagAAATGATAAAAAACATTAAAATAGTAAACATGGTTACACAAATGACATGAAatgataaaaatttcaaatattagAGGCAGGATTTTCTTTTTCATTGAAAAGAAGTTAATAGAATTCTGTCTTAGACATCCATTTAAATGGGGATAATCTAATAGTGATAATCTAATAGTGATATGGATAAATCAAGTAAACTATTTCTTCCCTCATAACATAAATGTCTTTTTactaaaaaatatttaaaaataaatattatttattgTGTGTGAAATGCTTAAAGAGAAGAGACAAATATAGATGAAACCGAGAATCAAATAATCAACCTTTGAATTTAAAACATGATAGATTAATAACCTAGATTGACTAAATAGTGAATCCTACACACGTGACTACTAATTTCATGTATAAGGTGTTTTAATTTATATAGGGTGAGTTTGTTTTACctttaaaaaaatgaattttttctttgtatttttgaaaatgaattttacaaaaatattttttaaaatattataaattttttaaaatttattttttataaattaaaagattaaattattcattatataacataaatatacattattaaAGATCAAAATACAGTTAAAatcataatttttaaaaaaaatggtatctcaaaaatgatttaGAAAAAACTATTTGAATAGtttcaaaattaagtgattttttgaaattttgatatataaaaaaagtttcgataaaatgataaaatatctaaaataatattttaaaaataactattcaaacaaaaatttcatttgaagtttttataaaaaaattctttataaattttttttacactaaaatatataacgttataaaaattattttaaaaaaaaataaaataaacgGGCCCAAAATTGTTCTTAGTTGTTTTTTAAACACGTTTATTTTGGAaaaatagaagtcaaattaaTATTTTCATGTAGCTTCTAAGCTAAGTTGTTGAGATCATCTACCAGGGTTAGAGTGTAGATTTATATGGTATTGATGGTTGCTGCAGTCATAAAGAGTGCTTAGGTGAAAGAGCTACCTTTGGACATAGGATTCTCAAGAGTATTCTCTACCTTTGAAAGATTAGCTCTAAAGTGAGAAATTGAGTTGTCAATTGATTTCATTTTTAGAGCCAATTTGACCCATTTTTAATTGACATAAAAATCCTTTAAAATTATTCATTAGAGATAAGGTAAAAATTCGTTAAAATAGATATTAATGAGTTGGAATAATTATTTATGAAAATATGCATGTTTGAATGTAAATGTGAATATTTTATAGTCTCTTCGTCTCATATCCATATAATATATGTgtttatattttaatttatattattattatataaaatGTAATTCCATTAATTTTGAAAGATATATACGATGGTAAAACATTAAgtattttaattattattttatttcattattcaataattttttttatgttcttaaattttttaaatgatatgataatttataattgatatatttatttttattaaaacCAGGATAATGGatgttggtgcaaaggtagaatatatgatgaatggaaatattcttattcagagaatgatggctacaaaaaggattaaaagttacaatgattgacaccctatttataagcctctaacaaacttaaatatgaatcaaatctaatatttaaatctaatatctaacaaacttaaatatgaatcaaatctaatatttaaatctaatatctaacaaacttaaatatgaattaaatctaataattaaatctaataccatcccttaattcatattccatcaaaacttgtaacaccaattccatcccttaatctgagaaattgatcagtcttgatagctttcgtcagaacatctgccaactgcttctgagtgctgcagtgtacaacttctaacactcccctctgaacttgatgtctcagaaaatgatacttggtctcaatgtgcttgcttctcccatgcaacactgggtttctggcaagattgtttgcagacttgttgtcaatcatcagcttcagaggtttgtttactttaatcttcagatcctgcaatagattcagaatccacacagcttggcatgcagtaacagcaatcttacaattcttcagatcaaatctcttcagaagttctaattcatacttgagctgatgcaaaataatacctttctcagagtatctgaactccatccctagaaagtatgtcattttgcctagatcagtcatttcgaattcattcatcagaactttcttgaacttggctatctcttgttcagaacttccagtcttgtttctctctatagcatcaagttcttctttcatgaccttcagccagagcttctgcttaagagcctcttctgtacttatgggttcagagtctactaacatggcacactgaataacttctccttcagagtctacttcagtgtctttcagcatgtcaaattctgcatatcttctggggatgtttctgattctttgtggtctctgaacttgttcagagtcttgagcttcagagtttctagcttcagatggttgacttcctccagagctttgaccatcttcagggtctggcatatttccagagtctgaattgccaccagaatctggattaccatcagagtctgggtcatcagagtctggatcatcagagtcaccttcatcttctgagtcttctccagagtcagaatcactatcagaatcagaatcaatatcagagtttactccagcctcagaaattctgaactctgacctttcttcagaggttctaacatcagagtcagattgagacttatcccaattccaaacttctgattccttcacaatcacatctctgctgaattcaattttattggtttctggacaatagagcttgtatgcacctgtactgtggtaccctatcagaatcatcactttgcttctatcatccagcttctgtcttctggcttctggaacatgtttatagcaaacagaaccaaacaccttcagatgactaacactttgcttatctccagtccacttctgtattggaactatttccttcaacttcttcgtaggacatcggttgagtacatacgttgcggtggcaacagcttctccccagagcttctgaggaagcttcttctcctttagcatgcttctcaccatatcaagcaaagttcggtttcttctttcagcaagaccattgtgttgaggggtataaggagcagtaacctcatgctcaattccattctcctcacagaacttctggaactctttggagttatactcacctccaccatcagttctaagaatcttcagcttttgaccactctgattctcagccttcattctgaacttcttgaattcatcaaacacctcgtgtttgaacttaataagggatacccatgtcattcttgtgaattcatcaacaaataacacaaagtatttattccctcccatcgatgctactggaaatggaccacacacatcagaatgtacaactcccaaggcatgttttgctcttggagcagtttctgacgcaaatggcaatcgtggttgttttccttccatacaaactttgcatgacttttcaggcttcttaattgcaggaattccatgtaccaacttctttgaattcagatgttttaagcttctgaaattcaaatgaccaaatcttctgtgccacaactcactctccttctcagcacttgttgcactaagacattctgagtctgcagttctgacattcaccttgaatgttctattccttccctgttctgactccataatcaacttctgattacagtcgtacagcttcagaagattgtccttcatggtaactgagaaacctttctcaattaattgtcccacactcatcagattgcttctgatgccaggtacataccacacgttctgaatcaatgctgttttcccattgttcagagtcactctgacatttcccataccttctgcattaagatatttgtcatcagcacatctgatctttgtcctcttttcagagtcaaagtcaaccagccatttcttgtttccagtaagatgatttgaacaaccagtgtccatataccaccagtctatcagatccatatcatcagattcagaggccatcaatagcacagattcgtcatcagaacttctggctatatttgcttcttctgattttctctccttgtttgaccaacagtctctagcaaagtgaccaaacttcttacagcagtaacattggattttcttcttgtcatacttctcttttcccttctgagcatttttttgtctatcagaggttgagctttctgacttctgaccaccatcagatcttctcctggcttctgactgcttctgatacctcctatcagaagttgctttcagagcctgctgctctacttccctttcagaagttctctcagtcaaacgcaactcttgcgcttctagactgctctgcagctcttcaattctcatggtgctcagatctttggaatgttctattgctaccacaatgtaatcaaattgagaggtaagggatctcaataccttctccatgattgtttcttcagaaagagtttctccacacgctttcatctcattagtgatcagaatcactctggagatgtattcagaaactttctcattattcttcatgttgagattctcatattgctttctcaaggactgaagcttcaccttcttcactgatgcgtcaccaccataacatctaaccagtgtgtcccacgcagcctttgctgtcgttgaatctgcaatcttctcaaacacatttacatcaacacattgatgaatgaagaacaatgctttctgatccttcttccttacttccttctgcgtgtttttctgttcatccgtcgcatctgctgctaccggaacataaccatcagtgacaagatctagaacatcttgagcaccgaacagtacacgcatttggatcatccaacgattccagtttttaccgtcaaatactggaagtttggtgttcatgttgccgtttccgttcatctttctaccttgcacaatacactcagatttctcacacagtgtttcccaacccacagaattaaaattctgatcagattttgttcaagattcaacacgaatctaagaatcaaaaccaaacacacaagacctcacgttcactcgtgtttcccgtgtttcccaatgaatccgaaccggagctctagataccaattgttggtgcaaaggtagaatatatgatgaatggaaatattcttattcagagaatgatggctacaaaaaggattaaaagttacaatgattgacaccctatttataagcctctaacaaacttaaatatgaatcaaatctaatatttaaatctaatatctaacaaacttaaatatgaatcaaatctaatatttaaatataatatctaacaaacttaaatatgaattaaatctaataatgGATACGTGTATGCGTATTTATATATTTATAGGACACGAGCATAAGTGCTAATATTTAAACCCAAAATATATAATAGCTCACGTATAGAAATTATTTTCAACCGTGGATAAATGAATACTATAGTCCTATATCCAAACTCTTTTCATTGTCATTCTTAATCTGAATCCATTTTGATGGTGTTATATTGATGATGtctatttcaatttttttaaaatgatttttatagtcacatgttttctatttaaaaataattcacaattaaaaaaaaattcaaaagaaaaattaatttaaatattttttattacaATAATATTTTAAACATTTCATCTCtttattataattttattaatattaaaaattaaaaaatcacttaaatttgaagttatttttcaattttttatataaaaatcattatatatatatatatatatatatatatatatatatatatatatatatatatatatatatatatatatatatatatatatatatatatatatatatatatatatatatatatatatatatatatatatatatatatatatatatatatatatatatatatatatatatatatatatttgatttAGTTATGTTTGACAATAATTTATATTAATGTTACTTGATatcaaatttaattttttaatttataaaaaataaattaaaaaaactTTTAATATTAGAAAAACATTTTTctaatttattttttttaaaatacaaaaaatatcaattttttaAAACCTAAAACAAACCGACTCATTATACATTCATTGAAATTTCCGGACTTGAATAAATAACCGGAAGACTTGTTACAGAGAGACATGAAATCATGAAGTTGTATATGAATTATTATAATctgaataaaataaaaataaaaaaggtTGTTCATTATATTCTATGTATTTCTCCCAAAGTTTATGAATTTATGAAATAAATCTTTTTTGCCTTGTTTGGTTAATACAATTTAGATGCACCATCAATATAATAAACCAAAAAGTCTGAAATTACCCTGAAGTGCATTATCAGTTATTTTGTTGTTTTGATACTTTGTCTTTTATGTTTTATCGTATTTTTTCGAGTCCCTTATTGAATCTCTAATTATGCACACAAATAATAAAGTTACATGCATATAATGAAGTGTTGCTAAAGTCAACCTTGAATGATCCAATTCAAAATGTGAGTCTATTGGAATCGATTCAAATAGAAATGCGATTCAAAATGATGTTTTTTCAAATTCTTGATTTGATTCTGTTTGCTGGAATCTATTCACACATCACTTGGAATTAAGTCAATTAGATTTTTCCAAACTCTTATTTTACTTTTGTTTGTCAGAATTGATTCAATTAAAAGTTTAATAATTCATGTTTTGCCTCTATTTGTATGAATCAATTCACGCGTTGGAAGGATCTGATCCCTAGGAATCAATTCCACTTCCTTTTGATCTTGATCATTTAAAGCAAACTTCCAACATCGAAATTGATTCATTACAAACTTAAATTTAGTAGATTTAAGGCTATTTTGCTCAGATTTTGCGCATTATctctgtcgcacctcgaaaaaatggggatacgacttcaaagcgaagcgcgatcgcacgctcgcaatgatggactgaacagagtcgccaccgaactttatttat encodes:
- the LOC127128169 gene encoding uncharacterized protein LOC127128169, encoding MGSTFNPQILVEKLAKLNGSQTSIETLSHWCIFHMNKAKQVVETWAKQFHCSPHEKKLTFLFLANDILQNSRRKGSEFVGEFWKVLPDCLRDVTQNGDEYARNQAFRLIGIWEERKVFGSRGQILKEEFIGKHDLKPLNAKPTNVKPMNVKLRPSAGNALDKIVSGYHHIYAGQTDEDVVLSKCRNAISSLEKADKEIVHGSNSGKFHGPAVVNELQGHNAILKDCIEQLTTLESSRAGLVSHLREALQDQEFKLGQVRSQIQAASAQWEHANNTCQQLLNGNNIQSVVEQSSKEIQTSMTPASFISGDRELSAPLMYAPQIPFHQNSGHGEEDPRKSAAAAVAAKLTASTSSAQMLSYVLSSLASEGVIGNPMTESSADYHSEKRTKLENDGPSYVPSHVPSQNPQPPLPPFSLSEPTQHYASSSNQQSIPNEPPPPPSSSPPPLPPPPPMPQQYPVPQFMQTVGPVNNMAYSYGVIQQPSMAAYPAVGISMNNVSPYTPPMNPYQGFQGSDGNYYNPSSSMPMVPISRQ